In Candidatus Baltobacteraceae bacterium, a genomic segment contains:
- a CDS encoding Uma2 family endonuclease: MATMQEAPELGIPEVKPAIESIRGRWEQKMNPQRRHALLQWRIAAQLDAAFGEQGEVGSEWRFYLLPPGEKASSLVPDVAYVSYARMPEAYGELREKPTIAPDIAVEILSPGDRLKTLTTKIRLYLDNGARLIIVVDPMAQSVTFHEAAGTRTISHVQGIAVPDAFPELRIDLTKLFAKI; this comes from the coding sequence ATGGCTACGATGCAAGAGGCGCCCGAGCTGGGCATCCCGGAAGTCAAACCCGCGATCGAATCGATTCGCGGCCGGTGGGAACAGAAGATGAACCCCCAGCGCCGCCATGCTCTGCTGCAATGGCGCATTGCGGCGCAGCTCGACGCGGCATTCGGCGAGCAAGGCGAGGTAGGGTCAGAGTGGCGGTTTTATCTGTTGCCGCCCGGCGAGAAGGCAAGCTCGCTCGTACCCGATGTCGCCTATGTCTCCTACGCGCGCATGCCCGAAGCGTACGGTGAACTACGCGAGAAACCGACGATCGCGCCGGACATCGCGGTCGAAATCTTATCACCGGGTGACCGCTTGAAGACGCTGACGACGAAGATCCGGCTCTATCTCGATAACGGCGCTCGCCTCATCATCGTCGTCGATCCCATGGCGCAGAGTGTAACATTCCACGAAGCGGCCGGAACGCGCACGATTTCACACGTTCAAGGTATCGCGGTGCCCGACGCGTTTCCGGAACTGCGCATCGATCTCACCAAACTTTTCGCGAAGATTTAA
- a CDS encoding GlsB/YeaQ/YmgE family stress response membrane protein has protein sequence MGILLWIIFGIIVGAVARWIIPGEGPGGILGDLIVGILGALIGGWIFSFFGHVGVTGFNLGSFICALIGAVVLLWIIRAVAGRRTVA, from the coding sequence ATGGGAATTCTCTTATGGATCATCTTCGGAATCATCGTTGGCGCCGTCGCACGCTGGATCATCCCAGGTGAGGGACCGGGCGGCATTCTCGGCGATCTCATCGTTGGCATTCTCGGTGCGCTGATCGGCGGCTGGATCTTCTCGTTCTTCGGTCACGTCGGCGTGACGGGCTTCAACCTGGGCAGCTTTATCTGCGCGCTGATCGGCGCGGTCGTGCTGCTTTGGATCATTCGCGCGGTCGCGGGGCGGCGCACGGTGGCATAG
- a CDS encoding ferredoxin family protein, which produces MAYIITEPCIGTKDKSCVDVCPVDCIHGKDEDDQLFIDPEVCIDCGACVSACPVEAIFADSDVPEKWENFIAINADYFKKSA; this is translated from the coding sequence ATGGCGTACATCATCACCGAGCCGTGCATCGGAACCAAGGATAAATCGTGCGTCGACGTGTGTCCGGTGGACTGCATCCACGGCAAGGATGAGGACGACCAGCTCTTCATCGATCCGGAAGTGTGCATCGATTGCGGAGCCTGCGTTTCGGCTTGCCCGGTTGAGGCGATCTTCGCCGACTCCGACGTTCCGGAGAAGTGGGAGAACTTCATCGCGATCAACGCCGACTATTTTAAAAAGTCCGCTTGA
- a CDS encoding methyltransferase domain-containing protein, with protein MDRDRSLRDGLIAHLERTRILRDPRIAAALRAVDRHQFIPEISPDEAFEDKALAIKERNGFVISSISQPSMIVHMLELLEVVPGTRVLEIGTGSGYNAALLAELAGAAGAVVSVELERDLIERARACLDDLGYARVAVMHADKLAELHRPFERIIVTARSNDIDPQWWRLLASAGRIVVPLDVGYGGERAIGFVREGDRLRSVGSYACAFVELRGGDDDADPAIFFRTRHDRYERPAASTPLDVVAVERRNADASLLQEADAVVARAHTMFALKRTF; from the coding sequence ATGGATCGTGACCGGTCGCTGCGCGACGGCCTGATCGCCCATCTCGAGCGCACTCGCATCCTGCGCGACCCGCGCATCGCGGCGGCCCTTCGTGCCGTCGACCGGCATCAGTTCATACCCGAGATTTCGCCGGACGAAGCTTTCGAGGACAAGGCGCTGGCCATCAAGGAGCGCAACGGCTTCGTCATTTCTTCGATCTCTCAGCCCTCGATGATCGTGCACATGCTCGAGTTGCTCGAGGTCGTGCCGGGAACGCGCGTGCTCGAAATCGGCACCGGAAGCGGGTATAACGCTGCGTTGCTGGCCGAACTCGCCGGTGCCGCCGGCGCGGTGGTGAGCGTCGAACTCGAACGGGATCTCATCGAGCGCGCCCGCGCCTGCCTGGATGACTTGGGCTACGCGCGCGTCGCGGTCATGCACGCCGATAAGCTTGCCGAATTACACCGTCCGTTCGAGCGCATCATCGTGACCGCGCGATCGAACGACATCGATCCGCAGTGGTGGAGGCTGCTCGCTTCCGCAGGCCGCATCGTCGTTCCGCTCGACGTGGGGTATGGCGGCGAACGCGCGATCGGATTCGTGCGCGAAGGCGACCGATTGCGAAGCGTCGGATCGTATGCGTGCGCGTTCGTCGAGCTGCGCGGTGGGGACGACGACGCGGATCCCGCAATTTTTTTTCGCACTCGCCACGATCGCTACGAGCGTCCCGCGGCGAGCACGCCGCTCGATGTGGTTGCAGTCGAGCGCCGGAACGCCGACGCCTCGCTTCTACAAGAAGCGGACGCCGTGGTTGCCCGGGCTCACACGATGTTCGCGCTCAAGCGGACTTTTTAA
- a CDS encoding response regulator transcription factor, whose amino-acid sequence MNGSLETKPSRGTFVKSPDFNKKILVVDDESAILQTLRFNLERSGYTVVTASDGRSAVAMAQRESPDLVVLDIMLPVLDGVEACKEIRKFSSVPIIMLTAKDQEIDKVLALELGADDYVTKPFALHEFLARVKARLRRQAPIQGGHEEAISLGQIVLDPSRQQLTVRGKDVALAPKEFALLRVLMENNGRVVTRQTLLDKVWGYDFEGEQQTVSVHIRWLREKIEEDSRNPRHIITVRSRGYMFKS is encoded by the coding sequence ATGAACGGATCGCTGGAGACTAAACCTTCGCGGGGAACGTTCGTCAAGAGTCCGGACTTCAACAAGAAGATTCTCGTCGTTGACGACGAGTCCGCGATCTTGCAGACGTTGCGCTTCAACCTCGAGCGAAGCGGCTACACGGTCGTGACCGCAAGCGACGGACGCAGCGCGGTCGCGATGGCCCAGCGCGAATCCCCCGATTTGGTCGTACTCGACATCATGCTTCCCGTGCTCGACGGGGTCGAGGCATGCAAGGAGATCCGCAAATTCTCCTCGGTGCCGATCATCATGCTTACCGCCAAGGACCAGGAGATCGACAAAGTCCTCGCGCTCGAATTGGGCGCCGACGATTACGTGACCAAACCCTTCGCGCTGCACGAGTTTCTCGCGCGGGTCAAGGCACGGTTGCGCCGTCAAGCGCCGATCCAGGGCGGACATGAGGAGGCGATCTCACTCGGACAGATCGTGCTCGATCCATCGCGGCAGCAGCTCACCGTTCGCGGCAAGGACGTGGCGCTCGCGCCGAAAGAGTTCGCGTTGTTGCGCGTGCTGATGGAGAACAACGGCCGTGTCGTCACGCGTCAAACGCTGCTCGACAAAGTCTGGGGTTACGATTTCGAAGGCGAGCAGCAGACCGTCAGCGTGCACATCCGCTGGCTGCGCGAGAAGATCGAAGAAGACTCGCGCAATCCGCGCCACATCATTACGGTGCGCTCGCGCGGCTACATGTTCAAATCGTAG
- the tdh gene encoding L-threonine 3-dehydrogenase codes for MPSTMKALSKLRPEAGFTLNVVPVPSIGPTDVLIRVEKAGICGTDHHIYEWDPWAQARVRPPVVIGHEFMGSVHAVGNAVRAVKPGDRVSAEGHIADLTCVLCRTGQAHICEHVKIIGIDRDGAFAEFIAMPEYNVWKLDPAIPDEFAAVFDPLGNAVHTVMAAGVSTKSVVITGVGSIGLMAIPVARAAGAATVYAIDVNPAKLELAKRLGADDTFDAREVGLVDEIKERTGGDGVEVLLEMSGSGSAIDLGLQMVRNGGTAALLGIPGDKVNLNLAELIIFKGLTVLGINGRTMFETWYQTQALVKSGRVDLRPIITHVLPMREFDRAFELMRNGEAAKIVLDVKGDIAK; via the coding sequence ATGCCATCGACGATGAAAGCGCTCTCGAAACTACGGCCCGAGGCGGGCTTCACCCTGAACGTGGTTCCCGTTCCCTCGATCGGCCCGACCGACGTGCTGATCCGCGTCGAGAAAGCCGGGATCTGCGGCACGGATCATCACATCTACGAATGGGATCCGTGGGCGCAAGCACGCGTGCGTCCGCCCGTTGTGATCGGCCACGAGTTCATGGGTAGCGTGCACGCCGTCGGAAACGCCGTCCGCGCGGTCAAACCGGGCGATCGCGTCTCCGCCGAGGGACACATCGCCGATCTCACCTGCGTGCTCTGCCGCACCGGTCAGGCGCACATCTGCGAACACGTGAAGATCATCGGGATCGATCGCGACGGTGCGTTCGCCGAATTCATCGCGATGCCCGAATACAACGTGTGGAAACTCGATCCGGCGATTCCGGATGAATTCGCCGCCGTATTCGATCCGCTCGGCAATGCGGTCCACACGGTGATGGCGGCCGGCGTGAGTACGAAGAGCGTGGTGATCACCGGCGTGGGGTCGATCGGGTTGATGGCCATCCCGGTGGCGCGCGCGGCCGGAGCGGCAACGGTCTACGCGATCGACGTGAACCCCGCCAAGCTCGAGCTGGCCAAGCGCTTAGGCGCCGACGATACGTTCGATGCGCGCGAGGTCGGGCTCGTCGACGAGATCAAGGAGCGCACCGGCGGCGACGGCGTCGAAGTCCTGCTCGAGATGTCCGGGAGCGGAAGTGCGATCGACCTCGGATTGCAGATGGTGCGCAACGGAGGTACAGCGGCGTTGCTCGGGATTCCGGGCGACAAAGTCAACCTCAATCTCGCCGAATTGATCATCTTCAAAGGCCTCACCGTCTTGGGTATCAACGGCCGCACGATGTTCGAGACCTGGTACCAAACGCAAGCATTGGTCAAGAGCGGGCGCGTCGACCTGCGCCCGATCATCACTCACGTGTTGCCGATGCGCGAATTCGACCGCGCATTCGAGCTGATGCGCAACGGCGAGGCCGCGAAAATCGTCCTCGACGTCAAAGGGGACATAGCAAAGTGA
- a CDS encoding ATP-binding protein: MVEIALLLVVALVAGVLIGWAVARPRFPHETEHDEPEASANGTQSDADFARLVGALPLGVVFVDRAARVRFANPAAGTIFAFDPERAIGSHVITSIPNVELERRIDDALLGEASVAPITLANATQSRTYGVSVYPIGDDGAGGVVVFADDQTDIARLERASKEFLTNVSHELRTPLSSIKLMLETVVESPDDEAADLFLPQVLAQVDRLASLVQQLLEQARAESGQLRLNLRQMDLEEVAHPIVASFEPQAANKGVRLELRAIRPVSVEADPDRLSQVFVNLIDNAIRHTPAGGSVTVELDANGNDAIMRVRDTGVGIPYRDIPHIFERFYVVDRSRTRESGGAGLGLAIVKSIIDAHGGTVSTESMLGSGTLFTVRLPIMRVAAR; the protein is encoded by the coding sequence ATGGTCGAGATCGCGCTGCTGCTCGTGGTGGCGCTCGTGGCGGGTGTCTTGATCGGCTGGGCGGTCGCTAGGCCGCGCTTTCCGCACGAAACCGAGCACGACGAACCCGAAGCTTCGGCAAACGGGACACAAAGCGATGCTGACTTTGCCCGTCTCGTCGGGGCATTGCCGCTCGGCGTGGTGTTCGTCGATCGCGCCGCTCGCGTGCGCTTCGCCAATCCGGCGGCGGGAACGATCTTCGCTTTCGACCCCGAGCGGGCGATCGGATCGCACGTGATCACGTCCATTCCGAACGTTGAGCTGGAACGCCGTATCGACGACGCACTGCTGGGCGAAGCATCGGTCGCACCGATCACGCTTGCGAATGCGACGCAGAGCCGAACGTACGGCGTGTCCGTCTACCCGATCGGTGATGACGGCGCGGGCGGGGTAGTCGTGTTCGCCGACGACCAAACCGACATCGCCCGGCTCGAACGTGCCAGCAAAGAATTCCTCACCAATGTCTCACACGAATTGCGAACGCCGCTCTCTTCGATCAAACTGATGCTGGAAACCGTCGTCGAATCGCCGGATGACGAAGCCGCAGACCTCTTCTTGCCGCAGGTGCTGGCGCAGGTCGATCGTTTGGCCTCGCTGGTGCAACAGCTGCTCGAGCAGGCCCGCGCCGAGTCGGGTCAACTGCGGCTGAATCTTCGCCAGATGGATCTCGAGGAGGTTGCGCATCCGATCGTTGCCTCGTTCGAGCCGCAGGCGGCTAACAAGGGCGTGCGTCTCGAATTGCGCGCGATACGTCCGGTCTCGGTTGAGGCCGATCCCGACCGTCTCTCCCAAGTCTTCGTGAACCTGATCGACAACGCGATCCGTCACACGCCCGCCGGCGGGAGCGTGACGGTCGAACTGGACGCAAACGGCAACGATGCGATCATGCGCGTGCGCGATACCGGAGTCGGCATCCCGTATCGCGACATCCCGCACATCTTCGAGCGCTTCTACGTGGTCGATCGTTCGCGCACGCGCGAGAGCGGGGGAGCCGGCTTGGGCCTGGCGATCGTCAAAAGCATCATCGATGCTCACGGCGGGACGGTCTCGACCGAATCGATGCTGGGGAGCGGGACGCTCTTCACCGTGCGTCTGCCGATCATGCGCGTCGCCGCGCGATAG
- a CDS encoding ATP-dependent Clp protease ATP-binding subunit: MTASMCEACGRRPPTTVIGRAALCSACAQRRTAASALPFLGAALAAAGLIAGGAMLIENRDELSRRLSITGGTPTLQNFSRDLTELARAGKLDPVVGREDEIERVISILARRSKNNPVLVGEPGVGKTAIVEGLAQRIASGLVPASLRNKRVLALSLGPLVAGTKYRGEFEGRVKRILDEVKRSARDVVLFIDELHTLVGAGAAEGALDLSSMIKPELARGDLQCIGATTFDEYRKYVESDAALERRFQPVMVEEPTIEATIAILRGLRPRYAEHHHVTITPGAIDAAANLSARYIADRYLPDKAIDLIDEAAANVALANKGAVERPAVTSDHVAAVVTKWTGIPQQTLSESQANALLELESTLSRRVIGQPHAIATVADAIRRARAGLHDPRKPLGSFLFAGPSGVGKTELAKALAAALFGTEEALVRIDLSEFTEAHTVSRLLGAPPGYAGHDEPGQLTEPVRRRPYCVILFDELEKAHPDVANVLLQILDDGRVTDAKGRTIDFRHALIVLTTNLPDDELNDYLRPELLNRIDDHVRFNELRLSDIEAIVEIHVDALAQRMGTRNLHLRLSDEAKAYLARVSIGAGSGARYVQRTVSHYVSTPLSTAILRGELRDGGTADVTLAGDSLVVKAA, encoded by the coding sequence ATGACCGCCAGCATGTGCGAGGCCTGTGGGCGCCGTCCGCCTACCACCGTCATCGGGCGCGCGGCGCTTTGTTCGGCCTGCGCGCAGCGCCGCACGGCTGCGAGCGCATTACCGTTTCTCGGCGCGGCGCTGGCGGCAGCCGGCCTGATCGCCGGCGGTGCGATGCTGATCGAAAATCGCGACGAACTCTCGCGCCGTCTTTCGATCACCGGCGGAACGCCGACGCTGCAGAACTTCTCGCGCGACCTGACCGAACTCGCGCGCGCCGGCAAGCTCGACCCGGTGGTCGGGCGCGAGGACGAAATCGAGCGCGTCATCTCGATCTTGGCGCGCCGCAGCAAAAACAACCCGGTGTTGGTCGGGGAGCCCGGCGTCGGCAAGACGGCAATCGTCGAAGGTCTCGCCCAACGCATCGCGAGCGGCCTCGTCCCCGCGTCACTGCGCAATAAGCGCGTGCTCGCACTCTCGCTCGGACCGCTCGTTGCCGGCACGAAGTACCGCGGCGAATTCGAAGGCCGGGTCAAGCGCATTCTCGACGAAGTAAAACGCAGCGCACGCGACGTCGTGTTGTTCATCGACGAATTGCACACGCTGGTGGGTGCGGGTGCGGCCGAAGGCGCTCTCGATCTTTCCTCGATGATCAAACCCGAACTCGCGCGCGGCGACTTGCAGTGCATCGGAGCCACGACGTTCGATGAATACCGCAAATACGTCGAATCGGACGCGGCACTCGAGCGGCGGTTCCAGCCGGTCATGGTCGAGGAGCCCACGATCGAAGCCACGATCGCGATCCTGCGCGGTCTGCGCCCACGCTACGCCGAGCACCACCACGTCACGATCACGCCCGGCGCGATCGACGCGGCGGCGAATCTTTCCGCGCGGTATATAGCCGATCGCTACTTGCCCGATAAGGCGATCGATCTGATCGACGAAGCTGCAGCCAACGTTGCGCTCGCGAACAAAGGGGCGGTAGAACGGCCGGCGGTGACGTCGGACCACGTCGCGGCCGTGGTCACGAAATGGACCGGCATCCCACAGCAGACGCTCTCCGAGTCGCAAGCCAACGCCTTGCTCGAACTCGAGAGCACGTTGAGCCGTCGCGTCATCGGTCAGCCCCATGCGATTGCAACCGTCGCCGATGCGATCCGGCGGGCGCGCGCCGGACTGCACGACCCGCGCAAACCGCTCGGCAGTTTCTTATTCGCCGGCCCAAGCGGCGTCGGCAAAACGGAACTGGCGAAAGCGCTCGCGGCCGCGCTCTTCGGCACCGAAGAGGCGCTGGTACGCATCGATCTCTCCGAGTTCACCGAGGCGCATACCGTCTCGCGATTGCTCGGCGCACCACCGGGATACGCGGGACATGACGAGCCCGGACAATTGACCGAGCCGGTACGCCGCCGTCCCTATTGCGTGATTCTTTTCGACGAATTGGAGAAGGCCCACCCCGACGTCGCGAACGTGCTGCTACAGATTCTCGACGATGGCCGCGTCACCGACGCGAAGGGGCGCACGATCGACTTCCGTCACGCGCTGATCGTGCTCACGACCAACCTGCCCGACGATGAACTGAACGACTACCTGCGGCCGGAGCTACTCAACCGGATCGACGACCACGTGCGATTCAACGAACTCCGGCTCTCCGATATCGAAGCAATCGTCGAGATCCACGTCGATGCGCTGGCGCAGCGCATGGGAACGCGAAATCTGCATCTGCGGCTCTCGGATGAAGCGAAGGCCTATTTGGCCCGCGTCTCGATCGGGGCGGGAAGCGGGGCGCGTTACGTCCAGCGCACGGTCTCGCACTACGTCTCGACCCCGCTCTCCACCGCGATCCTGCGCGGCGAGCTGCGCGACGGCGGGACCGCCGACGTCACGCTCGCCGGCGATTCGCTCGTCGTCAAGGCCGCGTAA
- a CDS encoding NifU family protein, which yields MIDAANGECIEVRINRALDKVRPAIAADGGEVWLVRVDQGTAYVQMLGACGGCPASTMTLKGAIEAVVTADVPEITEVVEI from the coding sequence ATGATTGACGCGGCGAATGGCGAGTGCATCGAGGTCCGGATCAACCGGGCGCTCGATAAGGTGCGGCCTGCCATAGCCGCCGATGGCGGCGAGGTGTGGCTCGTGCGCGTGGACCAGGGAACGGCCTACGTGCAGATGCTCGGCGCGTGCGGCGGGTGCCCGGCGTCGACGATGACCCTCAAGGGCGCGATCGAGGCCGTGGTCACGGCCGACGTCCCCGAAATCACCGAAGTCGTCGAGATTTAG
- a CDS encoding SIMPL domain-containing protein (The SIMPL domain is named for its presence in mouse protein SIMPL (signalling molecule that associates with mouse pelle-like kinase). Bacterial member BP26, from Brucella, was shown to assemble into a channel-like structure, while YggE from E. coli has been associated with resistance to oxidative stress.): MKHFPILLAVVMAATAATATPAATRITVTGEGSVAVIPDQATVNASIVTDAPSADAATAQNNTSYARLVAAVTAIGIARDDVTLSYYNLTYNPRPSPAPGEPAPTGRFGYIVNRSFAVKVRAVANAGKVVDALTRAGVTNVDNVSFGLANPAQAQSEAIAKAMRDAQSKAAEIAKAAGLHIVRIGRITLGGSPGIVPMVRMAAMSAPAPPTVFDAGSVNVTSSLTVIFIAQP, translated from the coding sequence ATGAAGCATTTCCCTATCCTGCTGGCCGTTGTGATGGCTGCGACCGCGGCGACGGCGACGCCTGCGGCAACCCGCATAACGGTTACCGGCGAGGGCAGCGTCGCCGTCATACCCGATCAGGCGACGGTCAACGCATCGATCGTGACCGACGCGCCGAGCGCGGATGCGGCCACCGCGCAAAACAACACCTCGTACGCGCGTCTCGTCGCCGCGGTGACCGCGATCGGCATCGCGCGCGACGACGTTACGCTCTCGTATTACAACTTGACCTACAACCCACGGCCGAGTCCGGCTCCGGGCGAGCCCGCGCCGACGGGGCGATTCGGCTATATCGTCAATCGGTCGTTCGCCGTAAAGGTGCGTGCGGTCGCGAATGCGGGCAAAGTCGTGGACGCGTTGACCCGCGCCGGAGTGACAAACGTCGATAACGTGAGTTTCGGCCTTGCGAATCCTGCACAAGCCCAAAGCGAGGCGATCGCAAAGGCGATGCGCGATGCGCAAAGCAAAGCGGCGGAGATTGCCAAGGCAGCGGGCCTGCATATCGTCCGGATCGGGCGGATCACTCTGGGCGGCTCGCCCGGCATCGTGCCGATGGTGCGCATGGCTGCCATGTCCGCGCCAGCACCGCCGACGGTCTTCGACGCCGGGAGCGTGAACGTGACCAGCAGTCTGACCGTGATCTTCATCGCCCAGCCCTGA
- a CDS encoding NAD(P)-dependent oxidoreductase translates to MESHPSLGFLGLGAMGEPMVRSLLRAGFPVTIAAHRRREALERLVSEGAREAADPAAVAALATIVITCVPDAPQVEEVLFGERGIASGLAAGGVVIDMSTISPVASQRFAERLAKGRVGFVDAPVSGGPVRAASGTLTIMVGAEPAVFERVEPVLRAMGTPTHLGGVGMGETVKLVNQVIIASVMIANVEGLVFAKRAGADLDGVRKVLATATGSNYLLDQWLPKTWLGGTFNGGFAMDLLRKDVAAALDAARATGYAMPLTGLAYQLYTARSGRGDGALDYSAIAKSYERIAGD, encoded by the coding sequence ATGGAATCACACCCTTCGCTCGGTTTTCTCGGTCTCGGTGCAATGGGCGAGCCAATGGTACGCTCGCTCTTGCGCGCCGGGTTCCCGGTAACGATCGCCGCTCACCGCCGGCGCGAGGCGCTCGAACGTCTTGTGAGCGAGGGTGCGCGCGAAGCCGCCGACCCCGCGGCAGTCGCGGCCCTTGCAACGATCGTCATCACGTGCGTGCCGGATGCTCCACAGGTCGAGGAGGTGCTTTTCGGCGAGCGCGGGATAGCGTCGGGGCTCGCTGCCGGTGGGGTGGTGATCGACATGTCGACGATCTCACCCGTCGCCTCACAGCGTTTCGCCGAGCGGCTGGCCAAAGGCCGGGTCGGGTTCGTTGACGCACCGGTCAGCGGCGGCCCCGTTCGTGCCGCCTCCGGGACGCTTACGATCATGGTCGGTGCCGAGCCGGCGGTCTTCGAGCGCGTCGAGCCGGTGCTGCGCGCGATGGGTACGCCGACCCATCTTGGCGGGGTCGGCATGGGCGAGACCGTGAAGCTCGTCAATCAGGTGATCATCGCCAGCGTGATGATCGCCAACGTCGAGGGCCTGGTCTTCGCGAAGCGGGCCGGAGCCGATCTCGACGGGGTTCGCAAAGTTCTCGCAACGGCGACGGGTTCCAACTACCTCCTTGACCAATGGCTACCCAAGACCTGGCTGGGCGGGACCTTCAATGGTGGCTTCGCCATGGATCTGCTGCGCAAGGACGTTGCAGCGGCACTGGATGCGGCGCGCGCGACGGGATACGCGATGCCGTTGACGGGGCTCGCATACCAACTCTACACCGCCCGATCGGGAAGGGGAGACGGCGCGCTCGACTACAGCGCGATCGCCAAATCGTATGAACGGATCGCTGGAGACTAA
- the pstB gene encoding phosphate ABC transporter ATP-binding protein PstB, whose protein sequence is MIATNPELTSTPVATKLEARDLEVYYGNFHAIKNANLSVPEHCVQALIGPSGCGKSTFLRALNRMHDLTPDARVEGSVLLDSENIYASNIDPVTVRHRIGMVFQRPNPFPKSIFENVVYGPKIHGERNRKMLMDICEKGLRGAALWEEVKDRLDRSALDLSGGQQQRLCIARCLAVDPEVILMDEPASALDPIATSKIEDLIDELKKDYTVIIVTHSMQQAARISDFTTFFLMGELIESDTTSTIFTKPLDKRTEDYITGRYG, encoded by the coding sequence ATGATCGCCACAAATCCCGAATTGACGAGTACGCCGGTCGCTACCAAGCTGGAGGCGCGTGACCTCGAGGTTTACTACGGAAACTTTCACGCGATAAAGAACGCAAACTTGAGCGTGCCGGAACACTGCGTGCAGGCGCTCATCGGCCCGTCGGGCTGCGGCAAGTCCACCTTTCTTCGCGCTCTCAACCGCATGCACGATCTCACGCCCGACGCTCGAGTGGAGGGCAGCGTCCTGCTCGACAGCGAGAACATCTACGCGAGCAACATCGACCCGGTCACGGTTCGTCACCGGATCGGGATGGTTTTCCAGCGGCCAAATCCGTTTCCGAAGAGCATTTTCGAAAACGTCGTCTACGGTCCCAAGATTCATGGCGAGCGCAATCGCAAGATGTTGATGGATATCTGCGAGAAGGGCTTGCGCGGCGCGGCGCTGTGGGAAGAGGTCAAAGATCGTCTCGATCGGTCGGCACTCGATCTCTCCGGCGGTCAGCAGCAACGTCTGTGCATCGCCCGCTGTCTCGCGGTCGACCCCGAGGTGATCTTGATGGACGAGCCCGCTTCCGCGCTCGATCCGATCGCCACCAGCAAGATCGAAGATCTCATCGACGAGCTCAAAAAAGATTACACCGTCATCATCGTCACGCATTCGATGCAGCAGGCGGCGCGCATCAGCGACTTCACGACCTTTTTCCTGATGGGAGAGCTGATCGAATCGGATACGACCTCGACCATCTTCACGAAACCGCTGGATAAGCGCACCGAAGACTACATCACCGGCCGTTACGGCTAA